In Leisingera methylohalidivorans DSM 14336, a single genomic region encodes these proteins:
- a CDS encoding VOC family protein yields the protein MAPIMGIGGVFIKARGDAKALAEWYRGRLGLELEDFGGAILNWQQHRAEDGGLNVRATADPDGTWFAASASSLMINYRVDDMDGLIAQLTRAGIPIQQGPEVHKNRRFAWIMDPEDNKVELCEPKLWGDTTWADRP from the coding sequence ATGGCACCCATCATGGGTATCGGCGGGGTGTTCATCAAGGCGCGTGGTGATGCCAAAGCGCTGGCAGAGTGGTACCGCGGCCGCTTAGGGCTGGAGCTGGAGGATTTCGGCGGCGCCATCCTCAATTGGCAGCAGCATAGGGCCGAAGACGGCGGCCTCAACGTCCGGGCCACTGCCGATCCGGACGGAACTTGGTTCGCCGCCAGTGCTTCCAGCCTCATGATCAACTACCGGGTTGATGACATGGACGGTTTGATTGCACAGCTGACCAGGGCGGGCATTCCCATTCAGCAGGGACCGGAAGTCCATAAGAACCGCCGTTTTGCCTGGATCATGGATCCTGAGGACAACAAGGTGGAGCTGTGCGAGCCGAA